The window TCAAAGAAGTTATTCAGGTCTATATTTAGATTGGTGTGCCCGCTCACATAAGTATCAGGGAAATTAAGTTCGGTAGCGGAAACAGGATTCACTCCCACCAGGCCGGGTAAAGAATACTTAACACTTTGCAGAATTTCTTTGGTTGAGTTATTTTGCAGGAAGAGCACTGCTTCACAAGTGTTTATATTCCAGGCAGGGTTATAAGTTCCCGATAACTCATAGGTCTGCTGTTCACCTGTGGCAAGATTTACTGCTGTTCCATTTTGATTAGGCATCATCAAACGATTTACAAAATTAAGATGCGTCATTCCCTGCCAGGAAAATTCAATGTTGGATTGAGTAATGACACAATGTAACAGGACATTGGTATTCGTATCGGCTTCCGGTTTGGCAACCGTGGCAGAAATATTTAAAGTGTTACCTGTAAGAGAACCGGTTGCGGAAATAGTATATTTAGAAGCAACTCCAATGCGGGCATTTACCTTTGTAAGATACTGGCTATACATCGATTGAGTATGATTGCCTCCTTCCACTGGACTTAATCCATCAAAATAAGCGGTGGGAACTCCACTAATGTTGTAATAGGTATTGCGTGCATTAGAGTAAGTGTTAGCGAAAGTATCGCCAGTATGATTTTCGATGATCGCTACCGGTTGATCGTTCGCTATTAAATCATCGGCTCCCATAGCCGCTCCGGGACAATAAGTACACCAAGTTCCAGTAGCTATTTCTACTACTACCAGATTGCGGGGAACTGCAAAGGCAAATAGCAGAACACCCGTAAATATGAGGGTTAGCAAGGTTTTTTTCATTAGTACTCCTTATGTTTTCGTTTATATTAGTTTGTTGGTCTATCCTTTCCAAGGTAGCAAATATGCTTTAATTTCTTCATTGTAATAACGGTCTGTCATAGTGGCGATAAAATCGCGCACTTGTTCAGGAGGCGAAAAATGCTCCAAATATTCGGGGCGTTTGTGATCAAGAAAATGTTTGAAAATCTTGGATTCCCGATTGTTCTCTCTGATGTCATTTAAGTAAATGTCAAAGAGAATTGGCATAGTTCGGTAAATTATGGAATTGGATTTTTTCACATTTTCATCGGTGTATATTCTTTTGTAATTGAATTTTTTCAGCGCTAAGAGGTGTTTACTGGTTTCAGTATCGAAAGCGACAAAATTTTCATCATAACTGTTTGTAATCACGCTTTTTATAAGAGTATCGATTATCTGACTATTAGTGTTTCCCAAATAAGCTGCTTGCTCAATTGGAAGCTCCTCTCGACGCAATATATTAAAACGAATGGCATCCTCAATATCCTGTCCGATATAGGCAATGGTATCCGTAATGCGAACTACGCAGCCCTCTAAAGTGGAGGGCATAGAATCTAAATTTTTACCGGATTTTTTGGCTGCGATATAATTTTGGATATCTGTTTCTGATTTTTTTGCATCGGGAATCAAACGAGTATTATGAACCTCTCCATCGTGAGAAATAATACCATCCCTCACTTGAAAAGTAAGATTCAATCCTTTTCCTTTGCGGGAAATGTGATCCACTATGTGTAAGCTTTCAATGTTATGATGAAACTGACCGATGTCATTTTGTTCGCAACAACGAGATAAAGCATTTTCACCATCATGACCAAAAGGGCAATGCCCAAGATCGTGCCCTAAAGCGATTGCCTCAATAAGCTCGGTATTTAGCTTTAAGTATTTTCCTATGGTGCGGGATATCTGAGAAACATAGGCAATATGTAAATTGCGATTGGTCATCTCCTCATCAATCATATTGGTGAAAGAAATAACTTGGGTCTTGCCATGATAACGACGATACGCTCCACTATATAAAATTCTATCTCTATCAACCGCAAATTGAGAACGCATAATATCCGGTTCCTCTTTTTTGGTTCGCCAAGAGTTGGAATCGTAAAATGCATATTTGCCTAAACTGCTTTCGTGCTCTGCTCTTATCTCATTGAAAATAGCGGTCAATTTATCATTCATTATCTGCTCCTTATTGATATATTATTTCAGTTGGAGATAATGTCAAGCATAACTTACATTTTTTGTTCCGTTATTGAAGATAAAAGTGATTAGTTAGAAGAGAGCAAAAAGGATTGGAGCAGCAATTTTTGTTTTATGAGAAGATTTTGGACGAACTCTTCGTTTCTTATGTAGCTTTTATCTTTATAACGGCTCTTTCGTCTCAAGTAATTTTTTTTAAACAGCAAATCAATTTAAAGTGATTTTAATTTCCCTTTCACTTTTAAAATGTTTCTTTATTTTGGTGAAAAAAACATTGACAGTAAAACCTCGGCAATAATTATGAGCTTGTAGGAAATACTTTATAAAGGTGGAGAATATGCTCTACACATTGCCAGATGGCAAAAAATTGGATTTCGCGAGGGTGGAAAGTATTTCTAAGATTAGGGATTACGGGCAGGCAGAAAATATAGTTGAGAAACAGCATATTGGTTTTGCGATTCACTTAAAAAATAAGGAAACCATTGAAGTGAAAGAGACCTATCATTATAGTGACTGGGCTGAGGCAAAACTTCGTTTAAATAAGATAAGAAATGACATCATTAGCGAATGGGAAAAATACAAAACAGAAATAAAGTAAATTAGCCATTATTTTTAGCGCAAATAAAAACTCGGTTATCTGGAAAACGATCTTCGCATCGTCATCCTGACAACCGAGTTCTGAAGTTCCTACCGAATTATAGGTAACTATTTAAAACACTTTTGGGAAGGAGGATTGGAATCCTCCTTCTACATAATCTCTGAAAGTATCTGATTCATTGTTGCTTTGGTTTCTGAATCCTTCATAAAGGATAGAGGGAAACCAAAGATATATACATGACTGTTATTAGAATTTACCTTCCGGAAAGCAACTGTCTTACCATTATATAAATCATACTGTGCTTGAGTGGGAGGATACACAGAATAATTAGTTGGTTTACAACCAAATGTATAAAGCGGTTCTCCAGTGAAATGGGTATCTTCAAAATAGGATAAGTATCCCAAACCCTGACGGAGATTAACCATACTATAAAAAGCGGCTTGATCTCCAGTTCCAAATTGAAGATTCATTTCATTATAATTTGTCATTGCTGGAACTGCCTTCTGGAAGAAAGCTTTTAAATTATTGTTATCAACATAGGAAATTTTGGGTAGATTTTCAAAACCGAGATAGTTAACTAAAGTTGTTCTAACGCCTTGTCTGGAAATCTCAGTTAAAATTGGGCTTAACCTATGAGTATGAGAAATTACCAAATTTCCACCTCTCATCAAGTATAAACTAATTCCATCTGAATCATACATTAAATTACCCGTATCATTTACATTGTCGTTATGGTAGATGATAAGCTTATATTTCTGTAAATCACTGAAAGCTAATGCTCTGCCGCGTGTATCTTCATCAGGATTAACTTTTCCTTTCAAATGGGGTGTCCGCGAGATAACATCTATTATTCCAGAGTATTCTGATAACATATTTGCATATTTTCCATCTATTTTATCATCTGGAGCTTGAGCTGAATCTAAATCATCGTCAATAACAAGAATTCCATTCCGATTGGCTGGTTCAATATAAGGGAACAAATAGAAGGTGAAAACTGCGGGTGTAGGATCATATTCATTCTGTAAATCTACCACCCTTACTTCAAAAGTATGTTCTCCAGGTTCAGTTCCAACTGGAGCAGGAAGCTGACTGCTCGTTAAGACGATAGTTTGTCCTAAAGGTGAATTAGTGGGAAGCCGCAACCATCTTTTACCATCCTGATCTGTAACACCATATTCGCTGAAAGGATAAGGAGGATAACTATATGGCTCACCGTCGAACCGAATATCATAAGCGGTTATTTCACTGAAGTAGTTGCTACTTGTTCTGCTGTCTAAAACTACATCTACTTTCTTACCATAAGGCATAGAATTAAGTTTAGTTGTATCTCCATAATCTGCAGAATTATCGCGAATGTCTCCATATTCACCCCACCAGCCCCAACGGACCCAAAGTTTTATATTGGAGGAATATACTGCCGTGTTTCTATGCTCAGTATCCTTAAATAACGGAGTGGCATAATGAATGGAGCCCTGAGTTATAGTTCTCGGTAAAACGGTTAGTTCAGGTGTTGAATCATCGCCATAATCCTCAAAGTGATTATTGGTAAGAGCATAAGTTTTTGTGGGGTAAATGACAGTGTGAGGTCTGAAACCGGGGCGAACGCGGAAGTTAATAACCGTATTGGAATCGGGAATAGAAACAACTCCTGCCAGGTCTGTAACGCGAGCAGTTATTCTGGTTTTCTGCGGTAAAGCGACACCTGTTTCTTCATTGTAATCATAAGTTAATTGTGGAGTTGTGTGAGCAGTTAAAAGATATTCACTTATCTTTCCGGTTTCATTATCTTCTGCAGTAGTGGAAAACCAATCTGTTTCGGTTTCCGGTTTAACAACACCCCCGGGGGCTGTAACTTTCATCATTTTAAATTCATATTTATAAGGAGCAGGTGTAATGAACGGATCAGTGTCTTTCATCGAAAAGGATAGTTTTAGTCCCGAACCCACTTCTTTGTCATTAGGATTTCCTTTAGTAGTGCTAATTGAGCATTTGGGTCTGTCTGAATGGGTAGTAAAATTGCGCCAAGCAACTTGCGGTGTAATATCCCCTCTATTGTCAATTGCCACAACTTCGAATCTATTATATTTGTTGATGGGATTTCCATTCGCGTCAGCAGAAGGGAAATTAATAACTGCATATTTTTGGGAAGTCCAAATAGAACGACGCG of the Candidatus Cloacimonas sp. genome contains:
- a CDS encoding HD domain-containing protein; protein product: MNDKLTAIFNEIRAEHESSLGKYAFYDSNSWRTKKEEPDIMRSQFAVDRDRILYSGAYRRYHGKTQVISFTNMIDEEMTNRNLHIAYVSQISRTIGKYLKLNTELIEAIALGHDLGHCPFGHDGENALSRCCEQNDIGQFHHNIESLHIVDHISRKGKGLNLTFQVRDGIISHDGEVHNTRLIPDAKKSETDIQNYIAAKKSGKNLDSMPSTLEGCVVRITDTIAYIGQDIEDAIRFNILRREELPIEQAAYLGNTNSQIIDTLIKSVITNSYDENFVAFDTETSKHLLALKKFNYKRIYTDENVKKSNSIIYRTMPILFDIYLNDIRENNRESKIFKHFLDHKRPEYLEHFSPPEQVRDFIATMTDRYYNEEIKAYLLPWKG